One segment of Triticum aestivum cultivar Chinese Spring chromosome 2A, IWGSC CS RefSeq v2.1, whole genome shotgun sequence DNA contains the following:
- the LOC123188237 gene encoding uncharacterized protein produces the protein MPPRPKKKGDRFPRCPGEGAPRPMVVVVVKQEQDDDAAAAAWGTWEELVLGGAVLRHGAADWHAVAAELRARSPCSFSPKECEAKFSEIQARYSACDAWFEELRKQRVAELKRELRKSESFIGSLQSVIESLSNSKHDNGNNLGCHTESCSHTENAADTTSSSKELSKDRSSAASFTEEASNSQKSQKVQNTSAETLSKPHAEKKLCAKDGLLWGSRKKRGLRDKRAILMAVDSSRDGENTSTPCIQGEGSSEGCMKKLKTPKIEPGVSVCKAPCVQREVPSEGCIKELKTPKIEPGVSVREGAKPKLADIMNSISAQGDCKMLQHQIDIQRKRARYKKMIRQHMDFRILRSKIKSGAISSAKELLKDMLVFVNNVLTFFPKATLEHMAAIELRGLICKTWQQSSVVLSMNCEAAGIASDPVIKKTKARIASGPVIKKTAAEPVLKKTMAAIASEPVIKKTVAGIASEPVMKKTGAGIACEAVIKKTAARVASDPISKKAAAGATSAPASKKISRTLPPIRHVPRDAKRSKVSSRETGSTVSQGESETRDVPAVAAAAAEEETVERSAPAAKKRGVGRPPKSGQKRAAPPPQDSPSKGRKRSRR, from the exons ATGCCGCCCCGACCCAAAAAAAAGGGCGACCGATTTCCTCGGTGCCCGGGCGAGGGAGCGCCCCGTCCGATGGTGGTTGTGGTGGTCAAGCAGGAGCAGGACGAcgacgcggccgccgccgcctgggGCACGTGGGAGGAGCTCGTGCTCGGCGGCGCCGTCCTCCGCCACGGCGCCGCCGACTggcacgccgtcgccgccgagctgCGCGCCCGCTCCCCGTGCTCCTTCTCGCCCAAG GAATGCGAAGCAAAATTTTCAGAGATTCAAGCACGCTACTCTGCATGCGA TGCTTGGTTTGAGGAGCTTCGCAAGCAGAGAGTTGCTGAATTGAAAAGGGAGCTGAGGAAATCAGAAAGTTTTATTGG GTCCTTGCAGTCTGTGATCGAGAGTCTCAGCAATAGCAAACATGATAATGGTAATAACTTAGGATGTCACACTgaatcatgttcacacactgaAAATGCAGCTGATACTACTTCCTCGAGCAAAGAATTGTCCAAAGACAGATCATCCGCTGCTAGTTTCACAGAGGAAGCAAGCAACAGTCAAAAATCTCAGAAAGTTCAAAATACATCAGCAGAGACATTATCAAAGCCCCATGCTGAAAAGAAGCTCTGTGCCAAAGATGGTTTGCTTTGGGGCTCTAGAAAGAAAAGGGGATTGAGGGATAAAAGGGCTATTCTGATGGCTGTTGATAGTAGCAGAGATGGTGAAAATACATCTACGCCATGCATACAGGGAGAGGGTTCCTCTGAGGGCTGCATGAAGAAATTGAAAACTCCAAAGATAGAGCCTGGTGTATCTGTGTGCAAAGCTCCATGCGTACAGAGAGAGGTTCCCTCTGAAGGCTGCATCAAGGAACTGAAAACTCCAAAGATAGAGCCTGGTGTATCTGTGCGCGAGGGAGCAAAACCAAAATTGGCAGATATTATGAATAGTATATCCGCTCAAGGTGACTGTAAGATGTTGCAACACCAAATTGATATCCAG CGGAAGAGAGCTAGATACAAGAAGATGATCCGTCAGCATATGGACTTCCGAATCCTTCGTTCAAAGATAAAGAGTGGTGCTATCTCTTCTGCCAAGGAGCTCCTAAAAGACATGCTCGTGTTTGTGAATAATGTCCTTACTTTTTTTCCAAAGGCCACACTGGAGCACATGGCTGCAATCGAACTTCGAGGTCTCATATGCAAAACGTGGCAACAGAGTTCAGTCGTTCTCTCCATGAATTGTGAAGCAGCAGGGATAGCTAGTGACCCTGTAATCAAGAAGACCAAGGCAAGGATCGCTAGTGGCCCTGTAATCAAGAAGACAGCTGCTGAGCCTGTACTAAAGAAGACCATGGCAGCGATAGCTAGTGAGCCTGTAATAAAGAAGACAGTGGCTGGGATAGCAAGTGAACCTGTGATGAAGAAGACCGGGGCAGGGATAGCTTGTGAGGCTGTAATCAAGAAGACTGCTGCAAGGGTAGCAAGTGACCCCATAAGCAAGAAGGCGGCGGCAGGGGCCACTAGTGCCCCTGCATCCAAGAAGATTTCTCGAACATTGCCGCCAATACGTCACGTGCCTCGTGATGCAAAGAGAAGCAAGGTTTCCTCAAGGGAGACTGGAAGCACTGTCAGTCAGGGTGAGAGCGAGACCAGGGACGTCCCCGCCGTTGCAGCGGCAGCAGCCGAGGAAGAAACCGTCGAGAGAAGTGCGCCCGCCGCCAAGAAGCGAGGGGTCGGGCGGCCTCCAAAGAGTGGACAGAAGCGTGCTGCACCGCCGCCGCAAGACAGTCCTAGCAAAGGCAGGAAGAGGAGTCGACGGTGA
- the LOC123188238 gene encoding uncharacterized protein isoform X4, translating into MRLRLRLLVLCLMIILFVVYNMASYQRRQTVLDEDAPPFDTMMGSDRAAVKASGTGRATAKVSHGAASTARVGFLPHGIVEPYSDMELKPLWLTRSVQSPQESNQKDRCLIAIPAGINQKKSVDALMKKFLAENFTAILFHYDGKVNEWNDLPWSKSVIHIAASNQTKWWFAKRFLHPAVVSMYKYIFLWDEDLEVDNFNPRRYLNIVKSERLEISQPGLDPKLSEIHHPITVRKKTGSFHRRVSRANKDCSREGPPCSGWVEGMAPVFSKSAWQCAWHLIQNDLVHGWGIDYKFGYCAQGDRTKNIGVVDSEFVVHRGVQTLGGSAMTKVETV; encoded by the exons ATGAGACTGCGGCTGCGTCTGCTGGTTCTGTGCTTGATGATAATCCTATTTGTGGTCtacaacatggcaagctaccaacGCAGACAGACAGTG TTGGATGAAGACGCTCCCCCGTTTGATACGATGATG GGGTCTGACAGGGCTGCTGTTAAGGCATCTGGGACTGGGAGAGCTACTGCCAAGGTGTCACACGGAGCTGCTTCTACTGCTAGGGTCGGGTTTTTGCCTCATGGTATAGTGGAGCCTTACTCCGACATGGAGCTCAAGCCATTATGGCTCACAAGAAGCGTGCAATCACCG CAGGAGTCTAACCAGAAAGACAGGTGCTTGATTGCTATCCCTGCTGGTATCAATCAGAAGAAAAGTGTAGATGCTCTTATGAAGAAG TTTCTTGCAGAGAACTTTACAGCTATATTGTTCCACTACGATGGGAAGGTCAATGAGTGGAATGATCTACCATGGAGCAAAAGTGTGATACACATCGCTGCTTCTAATCAGACAAAATG GTGGTTTGCTAAAAGGTTCCTCCATCCTGCCGTCGTCTCGATGTACAAGTATATATTTCTTTGGGACGAAGATCTTGAAGTAGATAATTTTAACCCAAGAAG GTACTTGAATATAGTGAAATCAGAAAGGCTGGAGATATCCCAACCTGGTCTTGACCCTAAGTTATCTGAAATTCATCATCCGATAACTGTTCGTAAGAAAACAGGGAGTTTCCACAG AAGAGTCAGTCGGGCTAATAAAGATTGTTCAAGAGAAGGGCCACCTTGTTCTGG ATGGGTCGAGGGCATGGCACCGGTTTTCTCGAAATCTGCTTGGCAATGTGCTTGGCATCTCATCCAG AATGATCTTGTCCATGGATGGGGTATTGATTACAAGTTTGGATACTGCGCCCAG GGTGACAGGACAAAGAACATTGGAGTAGTTGATAGCGAATTTGTAGTCCATCGAGGAGTACAGACCTTAGGAGGTTCTGCAATGACAAAG GTGGAAACTGTATGA
- the LOC123188238 gene encoding uncharacterized protein isoform X3, translating into MRLRLRLLVLCLMIILFVVYNMASYQRRQTVLDEDAPPFDTMMGSDRAAVKASGTGRATAKVSHGAASTARVGFLPHGIVEPYSDMELKPLWLTRSVQSPQESNQKDRCLIAIPAGINQKKSVDALMKKFLAENFTAILFHYDGKVNEWNDLPWSKSVIHIAASNQTKWWFAKRFLHPAVVSMYKYIFLWDEDLEVDNFNPRRYLNIVKSERLEISQPGLDPKLSEIHHPITVRKKTGSFHRRVSRANKDCSREGPPCSGWVEGMAPVFSKSAWQCAWHLIQGDRTKNIGVVDSEFVVHRGVQTLGGSAMTKRTRGKSSHALRQRTAQVQQQTRGKAASLDMRTKVRRKSRVELRDFQKRWERAAREDRTWIDPFTRSRRKRRNRPAVD; encoded by the exons ATGAGACTGCGGCTGCGTCTGCTGGTTCTGTGCTTGATGATAATCCTATTTGTGGTCtacaacatggcaagctaccaacGCAGACAGACAGTG TTGGATGAAGACGCTCCCCCGTTTGATACGATGATG GGGTCTGACAGGGCTGCTGTTAAGGCATCTGGGACTGGGAGAGCTACTGCCAAGGTGTCACACGGAGCTGCTTCTACTGCTAGGGTCGGGTTTTTGCCTCATGGTATAGTGGAGCCTTACTCCGACATGGAGCTCAAGCCATTATGGCTCACAAGAAGCGTGCAATCACCG CAGGAGTCTAACCAGAAAGACAGGTGCTTGATTGCTATCCCTGCTGGTATCAATCAGAAGAAAAGTGTAGATGCTCTTATGAAGAAG TTTCTTGCAGAGAACTTTACAGCTATATTGTTCCACTACGATGGGAAGGTCAATGAGTGGAATGATCTACCATGGAGCAAAAGTGTGATACACATCGCTGCTTCTAATCAGACAAAATG GTGGTTTGCTAAAAGGTTCCTCCATCCTGCCGTCGTCTCGATGTACAAGTATATATTTCTTTGGGACGAAGATCTTGAAGTAGATAATTTTAACCCAAGAAG GTACTTGAATATAGTGAAATCAGAAAGGCTGGAGATATCCCAACCTGGTCTTGACCCTAAGTTATCTGAAATTCATCATCCGATAACTGTTCGTAAGAAAACAGGGAGTTTCCACAG AAGAGTCAGTCGGGCTAATAAAGATTGTTCAAGAGAAGGGCCACCTTGTTCTGG ATGGGTCGAGGGCATGGCACCGGTTTTCTCGAAATCTGCTTGGCAATGTGCTTGGCATCTCATCCAG GGTGACAGGACAAAGAACATTGGAGTAGTTGATAGCGAATTTGTAGTCCATCGAGGAGTACAGACCTTAGGAGGTTCTGCAATGACAAAG CGTACCCGCGGCAAGAGCTCACATGCACTCCGTCAGAGAACTGCTCAAGTGCAGCAACAAACGAGA GGGAAGGCAGCAAGCCTTGACATGAGGACAAAG GTCAGGAGAAAATCACGGGTGGAGCTTCGTGATTTCCAGAAGCGCTGGGAGCGCGCCGCGAGGGAAGATAGAACATGGATTGATCCATTCACTCGCTCACGGAGAAAGAGGAGGAACAGACCAGCAGTAGATTAG
- the LOC123188238 gene encoding uncharacterized protein isoform X1 — MRLRLRLLVLCLMIILFVVYNMASYQRRQTVLDEDAPPFDTMMGSDRAAVKASGTGRATAKVSHGAASTARVGFLPHGIVEPYSDMELKPLWLTRSVQSPQESNQKDRCLIAIPAGINQKKSVDALMKKFLAENFTAILFHYDGKVNEWNDLPWSKSVIHIAASNQTKWWFAKRFLHPAVVSMYKYIFLWDEDLEVDNFNPRRYLNIVKSERLEISQPGLDPKLSEIHHPITVRKKTGSFHRRVSRANKDCSREGPPCSGWVEGMAPVFSKSAWQCAWHLIQNDLVHGWGIDYKFGYCAQGDRTKNIGVVDSEFVVHRGVQTLGGSAMTKRTRGKSSHALRQRTAQVQQQTRGKAASLDMRTKVRRKSRVELRDFQKRWERAAREDRTWIDPFTRSRRKRRNRPAVD; from the exons ATGAGACTGCGGCTGCGTCTGCTGGTTCTGTGCTTGATGATAATCCTATTTGTGGTCtacaacatggcaagctaccaacGCAGACAGACAGTG TTGGATGAAGACGCTCCCCCGTTTGATACGATGATG GGGTCTGACAGGGCTGCTGTTAAGGCATCTGGGACTGGGAGAGCTACTGCCAAGGTGTCACACGGAGCTGCTTCTACTGCTAGGGTCGGGTTTTTGCCTCATGGTATAGTGGAGCCTTACTCCGACATGGAGCTCAAGCCATTATGGCTCACAAGAAGCGTGCAATCACCG CAGGAGTCTAACCAGAAAGACAGGTGCTTGATTGCTATCCCTGCTGGTATCAATCAGAAGAAAAGTGTAGATGCTCTTATGAAGAAG TTTCTTGCAGAGAACTTTACAGCTATATTGTTCCACTACGATGGGAAGGTCAATGAGTGGAATGATCTACCATGGAGCAAAAGTGTGATACACATCGCTGCTTCTAATCAGACAAAATG GTGGTTTGCTAAAAGGTTCCTCCATCCTGCCGTCGTCTCGATGTACAAGTATATATTTCTTTGGGACGAAGATCTTGAAGTAGATAATTTTAACCCAAGAAG GTACTTGAATATAGTGAAATCAGAAAGGCTGGAGATATCCCAACCTGGTCTTGACCCTAAGTTATCTGAAATTCATCATCCGATAACTGTTCGTAAGAAAACAGGGAGTTTCCACAG AAGAGTCAGTCGGGCTAATAAAGATTGTTCAAGAGAAGGGCCACCTTGTTCTGG ATGGGTCGAGGGCATGGCACCGGTTTTCTCGAAATCTGCTTGGCAATGTGCTTGGCATCTCATCCAG AATGATCTTGTCCATGGATGGGGTATTGATTACAAGTTTGGATACTGCGCCCAG GGTGACAGGACAAAGAACATTGGAGTAGTTGATAGCGAATTTGTAGTCCATCGAGGAGTACAGACCTTAGGAGGTTCTGCAATGACAAAG CGTACCCGCGGCAAGAGCTCACATGCACTCCGTCAGAGAACTGCTCAAGTGCAGCAACAAACGAGA GGGAAGGCAGCAAGCCTTGACATGAGGACAAAG GTCAGGAGAAAATCACGGGTGGAGCTTCGTGATTTCCAGAAGCGCTGGGAGCGCGCCGCGAGGGAAGATAGAACATGGATTGATCCATTCACTCGCTCACGGAGAAAGAGGAGGAACAGACCAGCAGTAGATTAG
- the LOC123188238 gene encoding uncharacterized protein isoform X2, giving the protein MRLRLRLLVLCLMIILFVVYNMASYQRRQTVLDEDAPPFDTMMGSDRAAVKASGTGRATAKVSHGAASTARVGFLPHGIVEPYSDMELKPLWLTRSVQSPESNQKDRCLIAIPAGINQKKSVDALMKKFLAENFTAILFHYDGKVNEWNDLPWSKSVIHIAASNQTKWWFAKRFLHPAVVSMYKYIFLWDEDLEVDNFNPRRYLNIVKSERLEISQPGLDPKLSEIHHPITVRKKTGSFHRRVSRANKDCSREGPPCSGWVEGMAPVFSKSAWQCAWHLIQNDLVHGWGIDYKFGYCAQGDRTKNIGVVDSEFVVHRGVQTLGGSAMTKRTRGKSSHALRQRTAQVQQQTRGKAASLDMRTKVRRKSRVELRDFQKRWERAAREDRTWIDPFTRSRRKRRNRPAVD; this is encoded by the exons ATGAGACTGCGGCTGCGTCTGCTGGTTCTGTGCTTGATGATAATCCTATTTGTGGTCtacaacatggcaagctaccaacGCAGACAGACAGTG TTGGATGAAGACGCTCCCCCGTTTGATACGATGATG GGGTCTGACAGGGCTGCTGTTAAGGCATCTGGGACTGGGAGAGCTACTGCCAAGGTGTCACACGGAGCTGCTTCTACTGCTAGGGTCGGGTTTTTGCCTCATGGTATAGTGGAGCCTTACTCCGACATGGAGCTCAAGCCATTATGGCTCACAAGAAGCGTGCAATCACCG GAGTCTAACCAGAAAGACAGGTGCTTGATTGCTATCCCTGCTGGTATCAATCAGAAGAAAAGTGTAGATGCTCTTATGAAGAAG TTTCTTGCAGAGAACTTTACAGCTATATTGTTCCACTACGATGGGAAGGTCAATGAGTGGAATGATCTACCATGGAGCAAAAGTGTGATACACATCGCTGCTTCTAATCAGACAAAATG GTGGTTTGCTAAAAGGTTCCTCCATCCTGCCGTCGTCTCGATGTACAAGTATATATTTCTTTGGGACGAAGATCTTGAAGTAGATAATTTTAACCCAAGAAG GTACTTGAATATAGTGAAATCAGAAAGGCTGGAGATATCCCAACCTGGTCTTGACCCTAAGTTATCTGAAATTCATCATCCGATAACTGTTCGTAAGAAAACAGGGAGTTTCCACAG AAGAGTCAGTCGGGCTAATAAAGATTGTTCAAGAGAAGGGCCACCTTGTTCTGG ATGGGTCGAGGGCATGGCACCGGTTTTCTCGAAATCTGCTTGGCAATGTGCTTGGCATCTCATCCAG AATGATCTTGTCCATGGATGGGGTATTGATTACAAGTTTGGATACTGCGCCCAG GGTGACAGGACAAAGAACATTGGAGTAGTTGATAGCGAATTTGTAGTCCATCGAGGAGTACAGACCTTAGGAGGTTCTGCAATGACAAAG CGTACCCGCGGCAAGAGCTCACATGCACTCCGTCAGAGAACTGCTCAAGTGCAGCAACAAACGAGA GGGAAGGCAGCAAGCCTTGACATGAGGACAAAG GTCAGGAGAAAATCACGGGTGGAGCTTCGTGATTTCCAGAAGCGCTGGGAGCGCGCCGCGAGGGAAGATAGAACATGGATTGATCCATTCACTCGCTCACGGAGAAAGAGGAGGAACAGACCAGCAGTAGATTAG